A genome region from Triticum aestivum cultivar Chinese Spring chromosome 2B, IWGSC CS RefSeq v2.1, whole genome shotgun sequence includes the following:
- the LOC123040121 gene encoding subtilisin-like protease SBT5.3: MKMGRGAGRALLLALALLLAVHATPASAATKSYLVMACQRPASWSDLLTPVTSQFRIFYIFDAIKGIALQIDSIFVPALKLLPGVVVIEDKLYQVQTTHSWGFLGLEGLDGEPINVWKNIANFGQGVIIANVDTGVSPISASFRDDGTLPKPDRWSGGCQQGYSGCNNKLIGARVFNEGIKLLNKQRGKQLNETEVNSSSDYEGHGTHTLSTAGGGLVPNVGALGHGTGTAKGGSPRAHVASYKACFREGCSGVDILKAILTAVDDGVHVLSLSVGSPASDYVTDTIAIGTAYAVTQRVVVVAAGGNDGPAAGSISNVAPWMLTVGASTMDRIFPADVVIGTKTITGQSLSSSTDQPCAMISGEKANAAGQSAANSSLCLPGSLDPAKVSGKIVVCTRGGANGRVAKGQVVKDAGGAGMVLCNAAASGDNVIADPHIIPAAHCPYSKCQEILSYIQSTGSPMGEIRARDAELGVKPSPVMAAFSSRGPNTITPQILKPDIIAPGVSVIAAYSQEVSPTGLASDGRRVAYMVESGTSMSCPHVAGIAGLLRSKYPKWNPNMIYSAIMTTATRVANDDTGIRDETGGAATPFSYGSGHVNPVRALDPGLVYDTTTHDYLNFICSMRPTDTEGLLPVSLPLPLEKLWTVLNCVFRGTDSNPFECSKGANRPEDLNYPSISAPCLPSSGSFTVKRRVRNVGGGAASYTVRITQPAGVTVTVNPSTLSFDGENPEEEKHFKVTLQVNNPVVAADYVFGGIAWSDGKHYVWSPIAATTKCE; this comes from the exons ATGAAGATGGGGAGAGGAGCCGGCCGCGCTCTGCTGCTCGCCCTGGCGCTCCTCCTCGCGGTGCACGCCACGCCGGCGTCGGCCGCCACCAAG TCTTACTTGGTGATGGCGTGCCAACGGCCGGCCTCTTGGTCCGATCTGCTCACCCCAGTCACCAGCCA GTTCCGGATATTCTACATCTTCGACGCCATCAAGGGGATCGCATTGCAGATCGACAGCATTTTCGTGCCAGCCCTCAAAC TGCTCCCAGGGGTGGTCGTGATCGAAGACAAACTTTACCAGGTTCAAACGACGCACTCATGGGGTTTCCTCGGCCTCGAGGGGTTAGACGGTGAGCCGATCAACGTCTGGAAGAACATTgccaacttcggccaaggagtcaTCATCGCCAACGTGGACACGG GTGTATCTCCAATATCTGCAAGTTTCAGGGACGACGGCACCTTGCCCAAACCGGATCGCTGGAGCGGTGGATGCCAACAAGGCTACTCCGGCTGCAACAA CAAGTTGATCGGCGCCAGGGTTTTCAACGAGGGCATCAAGTTGCTGAACAAGCAGAGGGGCAAGCAGCTGAACGAGACCGAGGTGAACTCGTCATCGGACTATGAGGGGCATGGCACACACACACTGTCCACGGCTGGCGGCGGCTTGGTGCCTAATGTCGGCGCCTTGGGCCACGGGACGGGCACGGCCAAGGGTGGTTCGCCTCGGGCGCATGTGGCCTCGTACAAGGCGTGCTTCAGGGAAGGGTGCTCCGGCGTCGACATCCTCAAGGCCATACttacggcggtggacgacggcgtgcATGTGCTCTCGCTCTCCGTCGGCTCCCCCGCCTCCGACTATGTCACCGACACCATTGCGATAGGAACGGCCTATGCTGTCACCCAGAGGGTCGTCGTCGTCGCAGCAGGTGGCAACGATGGCCCCGCGGCAGGCTCGATCAGCAATGTGGCTCCGTGGATGCTCACCGTGGGCGCGAGCACCATGGACAGAATCTTCCCCGCCGATGTCGTCATCGGTACCAAGACTATCACG GGACAAAGTCTATCAAGCAGCACCGACCAGCCATGTGCGATGATCAGCGGGGAGAAGGCCAATGCTGCAGGCCAATCTGCCGCCAACTC GTCGTTGTGCTTGCCTGGCTCCCTGGACCCTGCCAAGGTGAGCGGAAAGATAGTCGTGTGCACGAGAGGAGGAGCAAACGGCCGAGTCGCCAAGGGGCAGGTGGTGAAGGACGCCGGCGGCGCGGGGATGGTCCTCTGCAACGCCGCCGCCAGCGGGGACAACGTCATCGCCGACCCGCATATCATCCCGGCGGCCCACTGCCCCTACTCCAAGTGCCAGGAGATCTTGAGCTACATCCAGTCTACTGG ATCACCAATGGGTGAGATCCGAGCGAGGGACGCGGAGCTGGGTGTGAAGCCGTCGCCGGTGATGGCAGCCTTCTCATCCCGTGGGCCGAACACCATCACTCCTCAGATCCTCAAGCCCGACATCATCGCGCCAGGCGTGAGCGTGATCGCCGCCTACAGCCAGGAGGTCTCGCCGACGGGCCTGGCTTCCGACGGCCGCCGTGTCGCCTACATGGTAGAGTCCGGCACCTCCATGTCGTGTCCGCATGTGGCCGGCATCGCCGGCCTGCTCAGGTCCAAGTACCCGAAATGGAACCCAAACATGATCTACTCCGCCATCATGACCACCG CCACCAGGGTAGCTAATGACGACACCGGGATCCGGGACGAGACGGGCGGTGCCGCCACGCCGTTCAGCTACGGCTCGGGCCACGTGAACCCGGTGAGGGCCCTGGACCCGGGCCTTGTGTACGACACCACGACGCACGACTACCTCAACTTCATCTGCTCCATGAGGCCCACCGACACCGAGGGCCTCCTCCCTGTCTCCCTCCCGCTCCCGCTCGAGAAACTCTGGACCGTGCTCAACTGCGTGTTCCGCGGCACCGACTCCAACCCGTTTGAGTGCAGCAAGGGCGCCAACCGCCCCGAGGACCTCAACTACCCGTCCATCTCTGCGCCCTGCCTGCCCTCCTCCGGCAGCTTCACCGTGAAGCGTAGGGTGAGGAacgtcggcggcggggcggcgtcgtaCACGGTCCGCATCACGCAGCCGGCCGGGGTGACGGTCACAGTGAACCCCAGCACGCTGAGCTTTGACGGTGAGAATCCAGAGGAGGAGAAGCATTTCAAGGTGACGCTTCAAGTCAACAACCCCGTTGTGGCCGCCGACTACGTGTTCGGCGGCATCGCATGGTCGGACGGGAAGCATTACGTCTGGAGCCCCATTGCGGCCACCACCAAGTGCGAATAG